A single window of Streptomyces griseoviridis DNA harbors:
- a CDS encoding YtxH domain-containing protein: MRYKLTFVSGLALGYVLGTRAGRERYEQLKKSARQVAQNPAVRNTAESAALQGRQFAGKAYHVVSERVGDKMPDSVAQRVRSLRERGQSSATADDWGTSNT; encoded by the coding sequence ATGCGCTACAAGCTCACGTTCGTCTCCGGCCTGGCGCTGGGCTACGTGCTGGGCACGCGTGCCGGGCGCGAGCGGTACGAGCAGTTGAAGAAGTCGGCACGGCAGGTCGCGCAGAATCCGGCGGTCCGCAACACCGCCGAGTCGGCGGCCCTCCAGGGCCGCCAGTTCGCGGGCAAGGCGTACCACGTGGTCAGTGAGCGGGTCGGGGACAAGATGCCCGACTCGGTGGCCCAGCGGGTCCGCTCCCTGCGGGAGCGCGGCCAGTCGTCCGCCACGGCGGACGACTGGGGCACGAGCAACACGTAA
- a CDS encoding GNAT family N-acetyltransferase, which produces MRTAGVHDFEAVRAMHGRCSAESRVRRYWTSAPEFSRTNWHRLAEPERGVAVVAHDDDRIVAMANILYLDTAGQAEIAFLVEDAWQSRGVGTGLARQALDRCRADGLDTVFAWVCVTNTRMHRLMRSLGADHRALGEGESEFMYDLT; this is translated from the coding sequence ATGCGTACCGCCGGTGTCCATGACTTCGAGGCGGTCAGGGCCATGCACGGGAGATGCAGTGCCGAGAGCCGTGTACGGCGCTACTGGACGAGCGCGCCGGAATTCTCCCGCACCAACTGGCACCGGCTGGCCGAGCCGGAACGCGGCGTCGCCGTCGTCGCCCACGATGACGATCGCATTGTCGCCATGGCCAACATCCTTTATCTCGACACGGCGGGACAGGCCGAGATCGCCTTTCTCGTGGAGGACGCCTGGCAGTCCCGCGGAGTGGGGACGGGGCTCGCGCGGCAGGCACTCGACCGGTGCCGGGCGGACGGACTCGACACCGTGTTCGCGTGGGTCTGCGTCACCAACACCCGGATGCACCGCCTGATGCGCAGCCTCGGCGCGGACCACCGCGCGCTGGGGGAGGGGGAGTCCGAGTTCATGTACGACCTCACCTGA
- a CDS encoding S8 family serine peptidase codes for MGGRSVGRGAALLAAGLVLASLPPRPAGASGGGRPSAPAGVRAPVPDTTATGTVTLVTGDKVTVVGLGGGRRAVTVERPRGATGGVRTETVNGGLSVVPDEARPYLRDGTLDLRLFDVGALLRQGFGDRAAGGLPLIVGWAPGAAVATPRGTERVRTLPSVRGAAVRAGQGRGFWREFVRRDGIRRVWLDGRVRSDLARSNAQIGTPAAWQAGLTGAGVTVAVLDSGYDAAHPDLAGRVAVARGFVAGADDVADRDGHGTHVTSTVGGSGAASGGTERGVAPGATLAVGKVLGDQGAGSESQIIAGMEWAARDVRARIVSMSLGSTAPGDGTGPMDQAVGALTAETGALFVVSAGNAGAPSSIGSPGTADAALTVGAVDSADRPAAFTSAGPRLGDQALKPDLSAPGVDILAARSGLTPGSGPYTTMSGTSMAVPHVAGVAALLAEEHPDWTGQQVKDALMSSSRPLDASAYLLGAGRVSAAGAVGAHLTATGSADLGLHPWARDGDQPVTRTLTYTNTSDSAVELGLTAEGAPDGVVTLADSSLTVPAHATATTTVTGDAGPAPVGASSGRIVASVAGTPVAHTVFGLVKEDERYTLTVRVKDRDGAAAPADLLVQPLAEGVDPRPARVDASGTLRLRLAPGTYGVTSFLDVRGSHGADSLGLGFLAAPEIVLDRDREVTLDARRLREVRAEVPRRTGTRQLVMEYARSGGGSDLSVAVQVAAGYDSVFAAPTEPVTRGRFEYRTVWRLGRPPLEVAGVRDAFAQAGGTVPDGHRRLPLVDVGDGPVTGVAGRAVLARLAPDADPVALARAAQDAGAQALFVTDDAPGRLSAWWGDGSGDRPFPIATVDSADAAGLRAARRVDLTGTPDSPYLYDLSEGHQGAVPDRDLTYRPAPGQLATVRTTFHAARPVTGGEFRFSVTDAFPTGLGFMEPVGLPATRTDHVSTGTGQLWHEAVTAGDGTWEQRGGLVGYRAGTRPARHWFRPVWHPWLGSALDRGQARRGDQLRFDTPGFGDSGPDHTGYGDVWSEGSGMRQTTSVLLDGALVARAEGSAVLVRDAPADPHTYRIVTDTVVDAARWGRDCRGHSEWTVRSAATPADRWTVLPLLNLAFDLGTDRTGAVRAGAGLPVALRAEPVPGATGTVDGGTGASGTIGGGTAASGMVDGGRLDVSYDGGTSWRPVALSGRRGAWRGELRVPDTAGSVSLRASAHDDRGGTVTQEIVRAVGVVAR; via the coding sequence ATGGGCGGACGGTCGGTCGGGCGGGGGGCGGCCTTGCTGGCGGCCGGACTCGTGCTGGCGTCGCTGCCGCCCCGGCCCGCGGGCGCCAGCGGCGGCGGCCGTCCCTCCGCGCCCGCCGGTGTCCGTGCCCCGGTGCCCGACACCACCGCCACCGGTACCGTCACCCTCGTCACCGGGGACAAGGTGACCGTCGTCGGCCTCGGCGGGGGGCGCAGGGCCGTCACCGTGGAGCGGCCCAGGGGTGCGACCGGCGGCGTCCGCACCGAGACGGTGAACGGCGGGCTCAGCGTCGTCCCCGACGAGGCGCGGCCGTACCTGCGGGACGGGACGCTCGACCTGCGCCTCTTCGACGTCGGCGCGCTGCTGCGGCAGGGGTTCGGGGACCGGGCGGCGGGCGGGCTGCCGCTGATCGTCGGCTGGGCGCCGGGCGCCGCCGTCGCCACCCCGCGCGGCACCGAACGCGTCCGGACGCTGCCGAGCGTGCGCGGCGCCGCCGTCCGGGCCGGCCAAGGGCGGGGATTCTGGCGGGAGTTCGTCCGGCGGGACGGCATCCGCAGGGTCTGGCTCGACGGGCGGGTCCGCTCCGACCTGGCCCGGAGCAACGCGCAGATCGGCACCCCGGCCGCCTGGCAGGCCGGGCTGACCGGCGCGGGCGTCACCGTCGCCGTCCTCGACTCCGGGTACGACGCCGCCCATCCCGACCTCGCGGGGCGGGTCGCCGTGGCGCGCGGCTTCGTCGCGGGGGCGGACGACGTCGCCGACCGCGACGGCCACGGCACCCACGTCACGTCGACGGTCGGCGGCAGCGGGGCCGCCTCCGGGGGCACGGAGCGGGGAGTCGCGCCCGGGGCGACGCTCGCCGTCGGCAAGGTGCTCGGCGACCAGGGCGCGGGCAGCGAGTCGCAGATCATCGCGGGCATGGAGTGGGCGGCCAGGGACGTCCGCGCCAGGATCGTCTCGATGAGCCTCGGCTCCACCGCGCCGGGCGACGGCACAGGGCCGATGGACCAGGCCGTCGGCGCCCTCACCGCCGAGACCGGCGCCCTCTTCGTGGTCTCCGCCGGCAACGCGGGGGCGCCGTCCTCCATCGGCTCGCCCGGCACCGCCGACGCCGCGCTGACCGTCGGCGCCGTCGACTCCGCCGACCGGCCGGCCGCCTTCACCAGCGCGGGGCCACGCCTCGGCGACCAGGCACTCAAACCGGACCTCTCCGCGCCCGGCGTCGACATCCTCGCCGCCCGCTCAGGGCTCACCCCGGGTAGCGGCCCCTACACGACCATGAGCGGCACCTCGATGGCGGTCCCGCACGTCGCGGGCGTCGCCGCCCTGCTCGCCGAGGAGCATCCCGACTGGACGGGACAACAGGTGAAGGACGCGCTGATGTCCAGCAGCCGCCCGCTCGACGCGTCCGCCTATCTGCTGGGCGCGGGCCGGGTCAGCGCCGCCGGCGCCGTCGGCGCGCACCTCACCGCGACCGGCAGCGCCGACCTCGGCCTCCACCCGTGGGCCCGGGACGGCGACCAGCCCGTCACCAGGACCCTCACCTACACCAACACCTCCGACAGCGCGGTCGAGTTGGGGCTCACCGCGGAGGGCGCCCCGGACGGTGTCGTCACCCTCGCCGACTCCTCGCTCACCGTGCCCGCGCACGCCACCGCCACCACCACGGTCACCGGCGACGCCGGTCCCGCGCCGGTGGGCGCCTCCAGCGGCCGGATCGTGGCCTCCGTCGCCGGAACTCCCGTCGCGCACACGGTCTTCGGCCTGGTCAAGGAGGACGAGCGGTACACCCTCACGGTCCGGGTGAAGGACCGCGACGGCGCCGCGGCCCCGGCCGACCTGCTGGTGCAGCCACTCGCCGAGGGCGTCGACCCCCGGCCGGCGCGCGTCGACGCCTCCGGCACGCTCCGCCTCCGCCTCGCCCCCGGCACCTACGGGGTGACGTCCTTCCTCGACGTGCGCGGCAGCCACGGCGCCGACTCGCTCGGGCTCGGGTTCCTCGCCGCCCCCGAGATCGTCCTCGACCGCGACCGTGAGGTGACCCTCGACGCGCGGCGGCTGCGCGAGGTGCGCGCCGAGGTGCCCCGGCGCACCGGGACCCGCCAACTGGTCATGGAGTACGCGCGCAGCGGCGGCGGCAGCGACCTGTCCGTCGCCGTCCAGGTCGCCGCCGGGTACGACAGCGTCTTCGCCGCGCCGACCGAACCGGTCACCCGGGGCCGCTTCGAGTACCGCACCGTGTGGCGGCTCGGTCGGCCACCGCTGGAGGTCGCCGGGGTGCGGGACGCGTTCGCCCAGGCCGGCGGGACCGTGCCGGACGGGCACCGGCGGCTGCCGCTCGTCGACGTCGGGGACGGCCCCGTCACCGGGGTGGCGGGCCGGGCCGTCCTCGCCAGGCTCGCCCCGGACGCCGACCCGGTGGCCCTCGCGCGGGCCGCTCAAGACGCCGGTGCGCAGGCGCTGTTCGTCACCGACGACGCCCCCGGACGGCTCAGCGCCTGGTGGGGCGACGGGAGCGGCGACCGGCCGTTCCCGATCGCCACCGTGGACAGCGCCGACGCGGCCGGGCTGCGCGCCGCCCGCCGGGTCGACCTGACCGGCACCCCCGACTCGCCCTACCTGTACGACCTTTCGGAGGGGCACCAAGGAGCGGTCCCCGACCGCGACCTCACCTACCGGCCCGCACCAGGTCAACTCGCCACCGTACGCACGACGTTCCACGCGGCCCGGCCGGTCACCGGCGGCGAGTTCCGCTTCTCCGTCACCGACGCCTTCCCGACCGGCCTCGGCTTCATGGAACCCGTCGGCCTTCCGGCCACCCGCACCGACCACGTCTCCACCGGGACGGGACAGCTCTGGCACGAGGCGGTGACGGCGGGCGACGGGACGTGGGAGCAGCGCGGCGGGCTGGTCGGCTACCGCGCCGGGACCCGGCCCGCCCGGCACTGGTTCCGGCCCGTCTGGCATCCCTGGCTGGGCAGCGCCCTCGACCGGGGCCAGGCCCGCCGGGGCGACCAACTGCGGTTCGACACACCCGGGTTCGGCGACTCAGGGCCCGACCACACCGGGTACGGGGACGTCTGGAGCGAGGGGAGCGGGATGCGCCAGACCACCTCCGTCCTCCTCGACGGCGCCCTCGTCGCCCGCGCCGAAGGCTCCGCCGTCCTCGTCCGGGACGCGCCCGCCGACCCGCACACCTACCGGATCGTCACCGACACCGTTGTGGACGCGGCCCGTTGGGGGCGGGACTGCCGCGGGCACAGCGAGTGGACCGTCAGGTCCGCCGCCACCCCCGCCGACCGGTGGACCGTCCTGCCCCTGCTCAACCTCGCCTTCGACCTCGGCACCGACCGCACGGGTGCGGTGCGGGCCGGCGCCGGGCTGCCCGTCGCGCTGCGCGCGGAACCGGTGCCGGGCGCCACCGGCACGGTCGACGGCGGCACGGGCGCCTCCGGCACGATCGGCGGTGGCACAGCCGCCTCCGGCATGGTCGACGGTGGCCGGCTCGATGTCTCCTACGACGGCGGGACGTCGTGGCGGCCGGTCGCGCTGAGCGGTCGACGAGGGGCGTGGAGAGGCGAGTTGCGGGTGCCGGACACGGCCGGGTCGGTCTCCCTGCGGGCCTCGGCGCACGACGACCGCGGCGGCACGGTGACCCAGGAGATCGTCAGAGCCGTGGGCGTCGTCGCGCGGTAG
- a CDS encoding sensor histidine kinase produces the protein MPDRLPPLLEAVLGVGVALDLRTTLRHIVDSAAGLTGARYAALTLSDPGRDGLTEIRARGTVPPGAAVLSVPIRVRDEEFGRLLLAARDDDGFGAADEQVLRVLAAQAGIAVGNARLYETARQRERWIEGAAAVTNALLTGERAADALMTVAERARILAAASAGVILQPTAEGGMEIVTASTHDDPGDIVGATIQPGSPVLVQLLGGEPVFIDDSATDPRMTTHVRHRFGPSMMLPLQAEGRLIGTLALPRRRGGRPYTALERLLATQFASQAALALVLADARHGRERLAVFEDRDRIARDLHDLVVQRLFATGMMLESAERRAPAEESDEVRAALGRAVDELQSTIQEVRTAIFALQQPPAEAPGSFRSRVLRETTDAAARLGFAPSVAFTGAVDHRVPDQAAGHLLTALRHALTAAVERPAVSRVEVTVDATATLPDGRDAVRLTVHDDGTPHAADAAGGGTTVVWQAPL, from the coding sequence ATGCCCGACCGGCTGCCGCCCCTCCTCGAAGCGGTCCTCGGCGTCGGGGTCGCACTCGACCTGCGCACCACGCTCCGGCACATCGTGGACAGCGCGGCCGGGCTGACCGGCGCCCGGTACGCGGCACTCACCCTCTCCGACCCCGGGCGCGACGGCCTCACCGAGATCCGCGCCCGGGGCACGGTGCCGCCCGGCGCGGCCGTGCTGAGCGTCCCGATCCGGGTGCGGGACGAGGAGTTCGGACGGCTGCTCCTCGCCGCGCGGGACGACGACGGGTTCGGCGCCGCGGACGAGCAGGTGCTGCGGGTCCTCGCCGCCCAGGCCGGCATCGCCGTCGGCAACGCCCGGCTGTACGAGACGGCCAGGCAGCGCGAGCGCTGGATCGAGGGCGCGGCGGCCGTCACCAACGCGCTGCTGACCGGCGAGCGGGCCGCCGACGCCCTGATGACGGTCGCCGAGCGGGCCAGGATCCTCGCCGCCGCGTCCGCGGGCGTCATCCTCCAGCCCACCGCCGAGGGCGGCATGGAGATCGTGACCGCGTCCACGCACGACGACCCGGGCGACATCGTCGGCGCGACCATCCAGCCGGGCAGCCCGGTCCTCGTCCAACTCCTCGGCGGTGAGCCGGTGTTCATCGACGACTCGGCGACCGACCCGCGGATGACGACCCATGTGCGGCACCGGTTCGGACCCAGCATGATGCTGCCGTTGCAGGCGGAGGGCCGGCTCATCGGCACCCTCGCGCTGCCCCGCAGACGCGGCGGCCGGCCCTACACCGCCCTGGAGCGGCTGCTGGCCACCCAGTTCGCCTCGCAGGCCGCCCTCGCCCTGGTGCTGGCCGACGCGCGGCACGGCCGGGAGCGGCTCGCGGTGTTCGAGGACCGTGACCGGATCGCCCGCGATCTGCACGACCTGGTGGTGCAGCGCCTCTTCGCCACCGGAATGATGCTGGAGTCCGCCGAACGCAGGGCGCCCGCCGAGGAGTCGGACGAGGTACGGGCGGCGCTCGGCAGGGCCGTCGACGAACTCCAGTCGACGATCCAGGAGGTGCGCACGGCGATCTTCGCGCTCCAGCAGCCGCCCGCCGAGGCGCCCGGCTCGTTCCGGAGCCGGGTGCTGCGGGAGACGACGGACGCGGCGGCGCGGCTGGGCTTCGCGCCGTCCGTCGCCTTCACCGGCGCGGTCGACCACCGCGTCCCCGACCAGGCCGCGGGTCACCTCCTGACGGCGCTGCGGCACGCCCTCACCGCCGCCGTCGAACGCCCCGCGGTCTCCCGCGTCGAGGTCACCGTCGACGCGACGGCGACCCTGCCCGACGGCCGGGACGCCGTACGCCTGACGGTCCACGACGACGGAACGCCCCACGCGGCGGACGCGGCCGGCGGCGGGACGACAGTGGTGTGGCAGGCGCCGCTGTGA
- a CDS encoding FGGY family carbohydrate kinase, with amino-acid sequence MGIVAGLDSSPDFTRIVVCDTDTGAVLRQGYAPHPVEGAEGAGRPSDIDPQAWLLSLGEAAGGGLLEGVQAIGVSAQQNALVPLDGQGNTVRQAMVGGDRRAQVAAADLIDALGGREAWAQAVGSVPQAAHPVTKLRWLAKTEPDAAHRTAALLQAHDWLVWQLLGRPARRTTDRGGASGTGYWSAAGGGYRHDLVELALGHQALLPEVIGPAEAAGTTPEGLLISAGTGETMAAAFGLGIGLGDAVVSLGASGSVMAVHPEALVDQSGMITSLADATGMHLPVVTTLNAVRTLRGAKELLGLADLDALSELAVKSTPGSHGLVMLPYLEGERTPNLPHTAGTLAGLRRESMRPEHLARAAFEGMLCGLADALDVLRGRGVEVRRIFLLGAAAELPAVQAAAPALFGVPVVVPQPADYAAIGAARQAAWALGVSQGALDPRNPPAWQGAAAQVLEPGEELAVGQAVRQQYVSVREQTHPGAFRS; translated from the coding sequence ATGGGGATAGTCGCCGGGTTGGACAGCTCACCGGATTTCACTCGCATCGTCGTCTGCGACACGGACACCGGTGCCGTGCTCAGGCAGGGCTACGCGCCGCATCCGGTCGAGGGCGCCGAAGGCGCCGGGCGGCCCTCCGACATCGACCCGCAGGCCTGGCTGCTCTCCCTCGGTGAGGCGGCGGGCGGCGGGCTCCTCGAAGGCGTCCAGGCCATCGGCGTCTCCGCGCAGCAGAACGCGCTCGTGCCGCTCGACGGGCAGGGCAACACCGTGCGCCAGGCGATGGTCGGCGGCGACCGGCGGGCGCAGGTCGCGGCGGCCGATCTGATCGACGCGCTCGGCGGGCGCGAGGCGTGGGCGCAGGCCGTGGGGTCCGTCCCGCAGGCCGCCCACCCGGTGACGAAGCTGCGCTGGCTGGCGAAGACCGAGCCGGACGCCGCGCACCGCACCGCCGCGCTGCTCCAGGCCCACGACTGGCTGGTGTGGCAGCTGCTCGGCCGTCCCGCGCGCAGGACCACCGACCGGGGCGGCGCCTCGGGCACCGGCTACTGGTCGGCGGCCGGCGGCGGCTACCGGCACGATCTGGTGGAGCTGGCCCTCGGCCACCAGGCCCTGCTGCCCGAGGTGATCGGCCCGGCCGAGGCGGCCGGCACGACCCCCGAGGGGCTGCTGATCTCGGCGGGCACCGGCGAGACGATGGCCGCCGCCTTCGGCCTCGGCATCGGGCTCGGCGACGCGGTGGTGTCGCTGGGCGCCTCCGGGTCCGTGATGGCCGTGCACCCCGAGGCGCTGGTCGACCAGAGCGGAATGATCACCTCCCTCGCCGACGCGACCGGCATGCACCTGCCCGTCGTCACCACCCTGAACGCGGTGCGGACCCTGCGCGGGGCGAAGGAGCTGCTCGGGCTCGCGGATCTCGACGCGCTCTCCGAGCTGGCGGTGAAGTCGACCCCGGGCTCGCACGGTCTGGTGATGCTGCCGTACCTGGAGGGCGAGCGGACGCCGAACCTGCCGCACACCGCCGGGACGCTGGCCGGGCTGCGGCGGGAGTCGATGCGGCCCGAGCATCTGGCGCGGGCCGCGTTCGAGGGGATGCTCTGCGGGCTCGCGGACGCCCTCGATGTGCTGCGCGGCCGGGGCGTGGAGGTGCGGCGGATCTTCCTGCTGGGGGCGGCGGCCGAGCTGCCCGCCGTGCAGGCCGCCGCTCCCGCGCTGTTCGGCGTGCCGGTCGTCGTCCCGCAGCCCGCGGACTACGCGGCGATCGGGGCCGCCCGGCAGGCCGCCTGGGCGCTCGGGGTGTCGCAGGGCGCCCTCGATCCGCGCAATCCGCCGGCCTGGCAGGGGGCGGCCGCGCAGGTGCTCGAACCGGGCGAGGAGCTGGCCGTCGGGCAGGCGGTGCGCCAGCAGTACGTGTCCGTCAGGGAGCAGACGCACCCGGGGGCGTTTCGGTCCTGA
- a CDS encoding rod shape-determining protein, translated as MTASLEQLRRCHFAVDLGAARTRVYVKGVGLVVDQPSAAAVNTRTGALIAVGEFAEQMTGRTPHYIRVVRPVSGGTVVDIEMAQRMLRHLIGDKIRRNLRRKPRLRAAACTPHDADPLAQRAAIETLVGLGARRVELVDTLIAAAVGCGLPVERPEATMIMVCGAAATQVAVLSLGSIVTAERIPVGGEAVDHAIVQHLRHEHELMLPSQSVRPLQLALSDNGLTSQGPTSTEIHGRDVATGLARSVHVDTAAVRDAIETPMTAVLDGIGRVLRACPPDLVADLVDRGIMMVGGSARLPGLDQMLRRATGMPVHIAEQPDICAVQGLGAMLEGRIEPIVLDPLSS; from the coding sequence ATGACCGCCAGTCTGGAGCAGCTGCGCCGCTGCCACTTCGCCGTCGACCTGGGGGCGGCCAGGACCCGCGTCTACGTGAAGGGCGTCGGGCTCGTCGTCGACCAGCCGTCGGCCGCCGCGGTCAACACCAGGACCGGGGCCCTGATCGCGGTCGGGGAGTTCGCCGAGCAGATGACAGGCCGCACCCCGCACTACATCCGCGTGGTGCGCCCCGTCTCGGGCGGCACCGTCGTCGACATCGAGATGGCCCAGCGGATGCTGCGGCACCTGATCGGCGACAAGATCCGCCGCAACCTGCGCCGCAAGCCCCGGCTGCGGGCCGCGGCCTGCACCCCGCACGACGCCGACCCGCTGGCCCAGCGCGCCGCGATCGAGACCCTCGTCGGGCTCGGCGCCCGCCGGGTGGAGCTGGTGGACACGCTGATCGCCGCCGCCGTCGGCTGCGGACTGCCCGTCGAGCGGCCCGAGGCGACCATGATCATGGTGTGCGGGGCAGCCGCCACCCAGGTCGCGGTGCTCTCCCTCGGCTCGATCGTGACCGCCGAGCGCATCCCGGTCGGCGGCGAGGCCGTCGACCACGCGATCGTCCAGCACCTGCGCCACGAGCACGAGCTGATGCTGCCCAGCCAGTCCGTGCGCCCCCTCCAGCTCGCGCTGTCCGACAACGGCCTCACCTCGCAGGGCCCGACCTCCACCGAGATCCACGGCCGGGACGTGGCGACCGGCCTCGCCCGCTCCGTCCACGTCGACACGGCCGCCGTCCGCGACGCCATCGAGACCCCGATGACCGCGGTCCTCGACGGCATCGGACGGGTGCTGCGCGCCTGCCCGCCCGACCTGGTCGCCGACCTCGTCGACCGCGGGATCATGATGGTCGGCGGCAGCGCCCGCCTCCCCGGCCTCGACCAGATGCTGCGCCGCGCCACCGGCATGCCGGTGCACATCGCCGAACAGCCCGACATCTGCGCCGTCCAGGGGCTCGGCGCGATGCTGGAGGGCCGGATCGAGCCGATCGTCCTCGACCCGCTGTCCAGCTGA
- a CDS encoding hydrogenase expression protein HypA gives MTVRRAVTMRGAAEDPGGALTPGGGQSGPRGRAEAPSAAPSAEPAVGTGTPAAAEEPESGAPKGRQPEAAGSDGAREEAERPEGAAAGPSAVAGPSAVAGGGVPESVAEGASGPAATASASGPAAAVSASEPAGASPDATAAVAASGGGGAGARALAGGEPPSGRPKKPMLAAAAIVGAILISVPILVAGRDDREPERERTETVAGTVMDDSERLAVPGTYTSESPSPSPSPTPSEVKEKKKAEPKRAPEPAVVKEAVSASPSEPESRPTATVTARAPLNTAATAVNRLARNDPDGRHICYRAFVSGRGWQTPVCDGTMAGTAGQGKQITALNIAVWKVGGAAANALLHDPGSTSGNAKWQPQWTAITADGKNVYIGSSKKGAPFMTGFAMNVGTGSVCQSVRMQGGDWSAQYCKNARPEFLFGGTTDNARWFEALKLTV, from the coding sequence ATGACCGTGCGCCGCGCGGTGACCATGCGCGGCGCGGCCGAGGACCCCGGCGGCGCGCTGACACCCGGCGGCGGGCAGAGCGGCCCGCGTGGCCGCGCCGAGGCGCCGTCAGCCGCCCCTTCCGCGGAACCGGCCGTCGGCACCGGGACCCCGGCCGCCGCCGAGGAGCCGGAGAGCGGAGCGCCGAAGGGCCGGCAGCCCGAGGCCGCGGGGAGCGACGGCGCCCGGGAGGAGGCCGAGCGGCCCGAAGGCGCCGCGGCGGGTCCGAGTGCTGTGGCGGGTCCGAGTGCCGTGGCGGGGGGCGGGGTTCCTGAGTCGGTGGCCGAGGGGGCGTCAGGGCCGGCCGCGACCGCGTCCGCTTCGGGGCCCGCCGCCGCGGTGTCCGCCTCGGAACCCGCCGGTGCCTCCCCGGACGCCACGGCGGCCGTGGCGGCGTCCGGCGGTGGCGGTGCGGGCGCGCGGGCGCTGGCGGGGGGCGAACCGCCCAGCGGGCGGCCCAAGAAGCCGATGCTGGCCGCGGCGGCGATCGTCGGCGCGATCCTGATCTCGGTCCCGATCCTCGTCGCGGGCCGCGACGACCGCGAGCCCGAGCGGGAGCGTACGGAGACCGTGGCCGGCACGGTCATGGACGACTCCGAGCGGCTGGCCGTCCCCGGCACCTACACCAGCGAGTCGCCGTCGCCGTCGCCCTCTCCCACGCCCAGCGAGGTGAAGGAGAAGAAGAAGGCGGAGCCGAAGCGGGCGCCCGAGCCCGCGGTCGTCAAGGAGGCGGTCTCGGCGTCGCCGAGCGAGCCCGAGAGCAGGCCCACCGCCACCGTGACGGCCAGGGCGCCGCTGAACACGGCCGCCACCGCCGTCAACCGCCTCGCCAGGAACGACCCCGACGGGCGGCACATCTGCTACCGCGCCTTCGTCAGCGGGCGCGGCTGGCAGACACCCGTCTGCGACGGGACGATGGCCGGGACGGCGGGTCAGGGCAAGCAGATCACCGCCCTCAACATCGCGGTGTGGAAGGTCGGCGGCGCCGCCGCCAACGCGCTTCTCCACGACCCGGGTTCGACCAGCGGCAACGCCAAGTGGCAGCCGCAGTGGACGGCCATCACGGCCGACGGCAAGAACGTCTACATCGGCAGTTCGAAGAAGGGCGCCCCGTTCATGACCGGGTTCGCCATGAACGTCGGTACGGGCTCGGTCTGCCAGAGCGTGCGGATGCAGGGCGGCGACTGGAGCGCGCAGTACTGCAAGAACGCCCGCCCCGAGTTCCTCTTCGGCGGGACCACCGACAACGCGAGGTGGTTCGAGGCGCTGAAGCTGACGGTGTGA